The Peribacillus simplex genome contains a region encoding:
- the ribH gene encoding 6,7-dimethyl-8-ribityllumazine synthase — MGKTIEAQLIGSGLKVGIVVGRFNEFITSKLLGGALDGLKRHGVDENDVDIAWVPGAFELPLIAKKLVNTGKYDAVIGLGTVIRGATSHYDYVCNEAAKGMASVSLETGVPVIFGLLTTENIEQAIERAGTKSGNKGYEAAVSAIEMANLGKLIEQ, encoded by the coding sequence ATGGGGAAAACTATTGAAGCACAATTAATCGGATCAGGTTTGAAAGTCGGAATCGTGGTAGGAAGATTTAATGAGTTTATCACAAGCAAGCTTTTAGGAGGGGCATTGGATGGCCTTAAGCGTCATGGCGTTGATGAGAATGATGTTGACATCGCTTGGGTCCCGGGTGCTTTTGAACTTCCGTTAATTGCTAAGAAACTTGTGAATACAGGTAAATATGATGCGGTAATCGGTCTAGGGACGGTAATCAGGGGTGCCACTTCACATTATGATTATGTATGCAATGAAGCAGCTAAAGGCATGGCTTCCGTGTCATTGGAAACAGGTGTACCGGTTATCTTCGGTTTGCTGACAACTGAAAATATTGAACAAGCCATTGAACGTGCAGGAACGAAATCAGGTAATAAAGGCTATGAAGCTGCGGTTAGTGCGATTGAAATGGCCAACCTTGGAAAATTAATAGAACAGTGA
- a CDS encoding DHH family phosphoesterase: MYHLFTHNDLDGVGCGIVAKLAFGEEVVVSYNSIGRLNQNVGAFLEQAKIEDTLIVTDLSVDEDNEKMITQFVEDGGKALLIDHHKSALHLNEHDWASVTVEQEDGKQTAATSLFYQYAVENKLLEPSSIVAEFVELVRQYDTWEWEVNKNTTAKRLNDLFFMIPIEEFEMKIANKLSTAESFTFDEVEQTLLNVEESRVDRYINRKKREVYQATVGPHTAGVVHAESYHSELGNELSKEFSHLDYIAILMVGSKRISFRTIHDDIDVSEVAGKYDGGGHQKAAGCTMSEKAYSQYVEKTFHAEPLKRDAHKNQLNVKESPEGCLYSTRDKQDIFIYEDEEEEWIVEINGKQQKKTFDTFAEAEKYMKRKYAAWLAHDERYEEFINKG, translated from the coding sequence GTGTACCATCTCTTTACACATAATGATTTAGATGGAGTCGGCTGCGGCATTGTAGCTAAGCTGGCATTCGGAGAAGAAGTAGTGGTTAGTTATAATTCAATTGGCCGCCTTAATCAGAATGTAGGAGCATTTCTTGAGCAGGCTAAGATTGAAGATACATTGATTGTTACTGATCTATCGGTTGATGAAGATAACGAAAAAATGATTACTCAGTTTGTGGAAGATGGAGGCAAGGCATTGCTGATTGATCATCATAAGTCAGCACTGCATTTGAACGAACATGATTGGGCATCTGTAACTGTCGAACAGGAAGATGGTAAACAGACGGCAGCGACATCATTATTCTATCAGTATGCAGTTGAAAATAAATTGCTGGAACCATCAAGCATTGTCGCTGAATTCGTTGAATTGGTTCGTCAATACGATACTTGGGAATGGGAAGTCAATAAAAATACAACGGCAAAACGATTAAATGACCTGTTTTTCATGATTCCGATAGAGGAATTCGAAATGAAAATCGCAAATAAGCTGTCCACGGCTGAAAGTTTTACTTTTGACGAAGTGGAGCAAACCCTTCTGAATGTTGAAGAGAGTCGAGTAGATCGGTACATAAACAGGAAAAAAAGAGAAGTCTATCAGGCTACGGTCGGTCCCCATACGGCTGGTGTGGTCCATGCAGAGTCATACCACTCGGAATTGGGTAATGAACTGTCGAAAGAGTTCTCGCATCTGGATTATATAGCCATACTGATGGTAGGAAGTAAAAGAATCAGCTTCCGGACAATCCACGATGATATAGATGTTTCTGAGGTTGCCGGCAAGTACGATGGGGGCGGTCACCAAAAAGCAGCCGGTTGCACCATGTCCGAAAAGGCATATAGCCAATATGTCGAAAAGACCTTCCATGCCGAGCCCCTTAAACGCGACGCACATAAGAATCAATTGAATGTAAAGGAGTCCCCAGAGGGTTGCCTATATTCAACGAGAGACAAACAGGACATATTCATCTATGAAGATGAAGAAGAGGAATGGATTGTTGAAATCAACGGAAAACAACAGAAAAAAACCTTCGATACATTTGCGGAAGCGGAAAAATACATGAAGCGGAAATACGCTGCATGGCTGGCGCATGATGAAAGATATGAAGAATTTATCAATAAGGGGTGA
- a CDS encoding YihY/virulence factor BrkB family protein, whose amino-acid sequence MNKSIKFSKKLIKEIKEDRVTGLAAEQAYYYLLALFPLLILLLSILPYLNIDIQTALDTIKTFMPAETMEVVEKNIINILSERNGSLLTFGFLGTIWSASNGMNAFIHSMNIAYDVEETRNFIKARIISIVLTLGLVVAFIVMLGLPVFGKVIIDLLQQVIPIPEETQILFSLLRWVIAIVVISLVLAFLYRFAPNKSFPIKHVIPGAVTATVLWLGISLGFSFYVSNFANYSSTYGSLGGVIILMLWLYLSGLIFVIGGEINAILHRQNSIPKKQSRTIVHPVPLKR is encoded by the coding sequence TTGAATAAGTCGATAAAATTTTCAAAGAAACTGATTAAGGAAATAAAGGAAGATCGTGTAACCGGGCTAGCGGCAGAACAAGCTTATTACTATTTACTGGCGCTATTCCCTTTGCTCATTTTACTTCTGTCCATATTACCTTATCTGAACATCGATATTCAAACAGCCCTTGACACGATAAAAACCTTCATGCCTGCGGAAACGATGGAAGTCGTCGAGAAAAATATCATCAACATATTATCCGAACGGAACGGCAGCTTACTGACTTTTGGTTTCCTCGGAACCATTTGGTCCGCTTCCAACGGAATGAATGCGTTCATCCATTCCATGAATATCGCCTATGATGTAGAAGAAACAAGGAATTTCATCAAAGCCCGCATCATTTCCATTGTATTGACATTAGGCCTGGTTGTAGCATTCATCGTCATGTTGGGTCTCCCCGTTTTCGGAAAAGTCATCATCGATTTATTACAGCAAGTCATTCCGATCCCTGAAGAAACGCAAATATTATTCAGCTTATTACGGTGGGTTATCGCGATTGTTGTCATCTCACTTGTCCTGGCCTTTCTATATCGCTTTGCACCGAATAAAAGTTTTCCCATAAAACACGTCATCCCTGGGGCAGTGACCGCAACTGTACTTTGGCTGGGAATATCACTTGGATTTTCATTCTATGTAAGTAACTTTGCCAACTACTCTTCCACTTACGGCAGTTTAGGAGGCGTGATCATCTTGATGCTATGGCTGTATTTGAGTGGTCTCATTTTTGTGATTGGAGGAGAAATCAATGCAATTCTACATCGCCAAAATTCCATTCCGAAAAAACAGTCCCGCACGATCGTTCATCCTGTCCCGCTTAAAAGGTAA
- a CDS encoding IS3 family transposase (programmed frameshift) — protein MTKYSLELKLKAVLVYLEGMDSFRTVANQFNISLTPLKQWVAHYKEHGIDGLMSTYTNYDISFKMDVLNYMNDFGVSSTHAAAVYNIASPSTITNWLKQLEEYGVDALETKKKGRPSMKKETEKKPVEGSLEALQAENERLRAENAYFKKVESLSSRKRSVRTQKAKVVHELRGDFNLKLLLSVANLARSTYYYWINAFGRQDKYEEIKPVIQEIFHTNKGRYGYRRITLELRNRGISMNHKTVLRLMKELGLKCLVRMKKYRSYKGKIGKVAPNILNRNFKATKPNQKWVTDVTEFHLHGEKLYLSPILDLFNGEIIAYNIESRPVYPLVSKMLDQAFMRLESKDSPVLHSDQGWHYQMKQYSHDLKRHNIIQSMSRKGNCLDNAVIENFFGLLKSELLYLQKFDSMEHFKKELEDYIHYYNHRRIKVKLKGMSPVDYRVHALKVA, from the exons ATGACAAAATATTCATTAGAGTTGAAATTAAAAGCTGTCCTTGTTTATTTAGAAGGAATGGACTCATTTAGAACTGTAGCCAATCAATTTAATATCAGTTTGACTCCTTTAAAGCAATGGGTGGCGCATTATAAAGAACATGGGATAGATGGGCTAATGTCTACCTATACAAATTATGATATTAGCTTTAAGATGGATGTACTAAACTATATGAACGATTTTGGAGTGTCTAGTACCCATGCAGCTGCTGTGTATAACATTGCTTCTCCTTCTACCATTACTAATTGGCTAAAGCAATTGGAGGAGTACGGAGTTGACGCTCTTGAAACGAAGAAAAAGGGGCGTCCATCCATGAAAAAAGAAACGGAGAAAAAACCAGTAGAAGGGTCATTAGAGGCGTTACAGGCTGAAAATGAAAGATTACGTGCAGAGAATGCATATT TTAAAAAAGTTGAGAGCCTTAGTTCAAGAAAGCGAAGCGTCCGAACGCAAAAAGCGAAAGTAGTACATGAGCTAAGGGGAGATTTTAATTTAAAGCTACTTCTGTCCGTCGCAAATCTGGCAAGGAGTACCTATTATTATTGGATAAACGCCTTCGGGCGTCAGGATAAATACGAAGAAATAAAGCCAGTTATTCAGGAGATATTTCATACGAATAAAGGGAGATATGGGTATCGACGCATTACATTGGAATTACGTAATAGAGGGATTTCAATGAACCATAAAACGGTCCTTCGATTGATGAAGGAGTTGGGACTAAAGTGTCTGGTCCGTATGAAGAAATACCGTTCATACAAAGGCAAGATTGGAAAGGTTGCGCCTAATATCCTCAATCGTAATTTTAAGGCAACAAAGCCAAATCAAAAATGGGTTACGGACGTAACTGAATTTCATTTACACGGTGAGAAGTTGTATTTATCGCCCATTCTAGATTTATTTAATGGAGAGATCATTGCTTACAATATCGAATCACGTCCTGTTTATCCCTTAGTCTCCAAGATGCTAGACCAAGCCTTTATGCGATTGGAATCGAAAGATTCCCCCGTTCTCCATTCAGATCAGGGCTGGCATTACCAGATGAAACAATACTCACATGATTTGAAAAGACATAACATTATACAAAGCATGTCCCGCAAAGGAAATTGTTTAGACAATGCCGTCATAGAAAACTTCTTTGGCTTACTGAAATCGGAATTACTTTATTTACAGAAGTTCGACAGCATGGAGCATTTCAAGAAAGAACTGGAAGATTATATCCATTATTACAATCACCGACGAATCAAAGTAAAACTAAAAGGCATGAGCCCAGTAGATTACCGGGTTCATGCCCTCAAGGTTGCCTAA
- a CDS encoding cation:proton antiporter, whose translation MDHLVFEVGTALLLVALAALVAGKFKISNVPLLIIIGMLVGPHAPHFGLIDLRFIESDEIIAFLGRVGILFLLFYLGLEFSVKKLMKSGKNIVTGGTYYILINVGMALLYGFLLGLPLKEVLILTGIISFSSSAIVAKVLVDLKRTGNNETELILGIIMFEDIFLAVYLSVVSGLVLSSSGSVWGTLLSTFIAIGYMLIFFVIARKASGVLNKLFNITSDEIFIIVVFALLFFIAGFSETIHVAEAIGALLLGLVFSETEHSDRIEKLVIPFRDFFGAIFFFSFGLSIDPTTLGGAVWMVLGAVIITIIGNFAAGMIAGRKSGLSHRASANIGLTIVSRGEFSIILANLGIAGGLMPILTPFAALYVLTLAILGPILTKESKHIYNILNKVFKWTPPKVQKEQGKEVQ comes from the coding sequence ATGGACCATTTAGTCTTTGAAGTGGGTACTGCCCTACTTCTAGTGGCATTAGCCGCTCTCGTAGCAGGTAAATTCAAAATATCAAATGTTCCACTATTAATTATCATCGGGATGCTCGTTGGCCCCCATGCCCCGCACTTCGGATTAATTGACCTGCGTTTTATTGAAAGTGATGAAATCATAGCATTCCTCGGTCGTGTCGGTATTTTATTCCTTCTGTTTTACCTAGGGCTTGAATTTTCCGTCAAAAAGCTCATGAAGTCCGGGAAAAATATCGTGACAGGCGGAACCTATTACATTTTAATCAACGTGGGAATGGCCTTGCTCTACGGTTTCCTGCTCGGCCTTCCATTAAAAGAGGTTCTGATATTAACCGGGATCATCAGTTTTTCTTCAAGTGCCATTGTGGCAAAGGTACTTGTGGACCTTAAAAGGACCGGTAACAATGAAACGGAGCTAATCCTTGGCATCATCATGTTTGAAGATATCTTCCTCGCCGTTTATTTATCAGTCGTATCCGGATTGGTATTAAGCTCTTCTGGTTCCGTTTGGGGAACATTACTTTCTACATTTATCGCGATTGGGTATATGCTGATATTTTTCGTTATCGCCCGGAAAGCATCTGGGGTCCTCAACAAATTATTCAATATAACCTCCGATGAGATTTTTATCATCGTCGTGTTCGCATTACTATTCTTCATTGCCGGTTTCTCGGAAACGATTCATGTTGCGGAAGCCATCGGTGCACTACTGCTCGGCCTAGTCTTTTCTGAAACGGAACATAGCGACAGGATTGAGAAACTTGTCATTCCCTTTCGAGACTTCTTCGGGGCCATATTCTTCTTCAGCTTTGGCTTGAGTATCGATCCGACGACCCTTGGGGGAGCTGTCTGGATGGTTCTTGGAGCAGTCATCATCACCATAATCGGCAACTTTGCAGCTGGTATGATTGCCGGACGCAAATCCGGTTTATCTCACAGAGCTTCCGCAAACATCGGTTTAACGATCGTTTCACGCGGCGAATTCTCCATCATTCTAGCCAACTTAGGCATTGCAGGCGGTTTAATGCCTATACTAACCCCGTTTGCGGCACTTTACGTTTTAACCTTAGCGATTCTTGGACCGATCCTTACAAAAGAATCCAAACACATCTATAATATCCTAAATAAAGTATTCAAATGGACCCCTCCGAAGGTTCAAAAGGAACAGGGAAAAGAAGTTCAATAG
- a CDS encoding cation:proton antiporter regulatory subunit, whose protein sequence is MRIRESELPGIGQKFEIITRNDEKLVIVIHDDGRRELYHFDNEHEDVISSITLNDQESRQMASIIGGMVYKPQALETIEMSLGDLVIEWFKVEPGSKAINQTIGSIDIRSNYNVTVIAHSKKGKKQMNNPGPDSIIETGDTLVISGERKDIRNLTRELLTDERSD, encoded by the coding sequence GTGAGAATTAGAGAAAGTGAACTTCCTGGTATTGGCCAAAAATTCGAAATCATAACGAGAAATGATGAAAAGTTAGTAATCGTCATTCACGATGACGGCCGTCGGGAATTATACCATTTTGATAATGAACATGAAGACGTCATATCGAGCATCACCCTTAACGATCAGGAATCCCGGCAAATGGCTTCCATCATAGGCGGTATGGTTTATAAACCACAAGCACTTGAAACGATTGAAATGTCATTGGGTGACTTGGTGATTGAATGGTTCAAAGTCGAACCAGGTTCAAAGGCCATCAATCAAACGATCGGTTCGATTGATATCAGGAGCAATTATAATGTGACCGTCATCGCCCATTCTAAAAAAGGAAAAAAACAAATGAATAATCCTGGTCCTGACTCGATCATCGAAACAGGCGACACTCTTGTGATATCCGGTGAAAGAAAAGATATCCGTAACCTGACAAGAGAATTACTGACCGACGAAAGGAGTGACTAA
- a CDS encoding tyrosine-type recombinase/integrase, whose amino-acid sequence MEYVEAFKDINQISKIKTYLRAHSSRDYLLFVLGINTGMKINEMLEITVASVLDETGKIKEFYEQRTENDEVNQIFLNLKVRTALQEYLKGSKVIEGQFLFLSPKTKKPITRQQAHRIIHDAVEGAGLTGKFGASSMRKTFGYHAYKQGVSLALIQKHYHHSSPSETLKYIGISKEKKFKTNIDVNL is encoded by the coding sequence ATGGAATATGTAGAAGCCTTTAAGGATATCAATCAAATCAGCAAAATCAAAACATACTTACGCGCCCACTCCAGTCGGGATTATTTATTGTTTGTACTCGGCATCAATACAGGTATGAAGATAAATGAAATGCTTGAAATCACCGTGGCCAGCGTTCTGGATGAAACGGGCAAAATCAAGGAGTTCTATGAACAACGGACGGAAAATGACGAAGTCAATCAAATTTTTTTGAACCTGAAGGTCCGTACCGCGTTACAAGAATACCTTAAAGGCTCTAAGGTTATCGAAGGTCAATTTTTATTTCTTTCCCCTAAGACAAAAAAGCCGATAACACGTCAACAGGCGCACAGAATCATCCATGATGCTGTGGAAGGTGCAGGGCTGACAGGCAAATTCGGAGCAAGTTCGATGCGTAAAACTTTTGGCTACCACGCCTATAAACAAGGAGTTTCACTGGCCTTGATACAGAAGCATTACCATCATTCCAGTCCATCGGAGACATTAAAATACATCGGCATATCCAAGGAGAAGAAATTCAAGACCAATATTGACGTTAACTTATAA
- the mreBH gene encoding rod-share determining protein MreBH, translating into MLSNTEIGIDLGTANTLVYSKNKGIVFNEPSVVAIDIETNKVLAVGVDAKNMIGKTPGNIVAIRPLKDGVIADFNVTAQMLREIMKKASKALGLSIRKPSVVVCTPSGSTSVERRAIQDAVKTCGAKQVHLIEEPVAAAIGAGLPVEEPVANVIVDIGGGTTEVAIISYGGVVSCNSIRIGGDQLDEDISQYVRKKHNVLIGERTAEEIKKEIGYALVKHSVISMEVRGRDLVTGLPKPITISSTDVQEAIQESLLHILEAIRATLEDCPPELSGDIVDQGVILSGGGALLNGIQEWLTNEIVVPVQLADNPLESVAIGTGLSLEVIHKLQKAVY; encoded by the coding sequence ATGTTATCAAATACAGAAATAGGCATTGACTTAGGGACTGCGAATACGCTAGTTTACAGTAAAAATAAAGGAATCGTATTTAATGAGCCATCTGTGGTGGCCATTGATATAGAGACTAATAAAGTATTGGCAGTCGGTGTGGATGCAAAAAACATGATCGGGAAAACACCCGGAAATATCGTGGCAATCCGTCCGCTTAAGGATGGTGTCATTGCGGATTTTAATGTAACCGCGCAAATGCTTCGGGAAATCATGAAAAAAGCAAGTAAGGCCCTAGGTTTATCGATTCGCAAACCTAGTGTAGTGGTCTGTACACCATCGGGTTCCACATCAGTTGAGAGAAGGGCCATTCAGGATGCAGTCAAAACCTGCGGAGCGAAACAGGTCCACCTTATCGAGGAACCAGTAGCAGCAGCAATAGGTGCGGGCCTGCCTGTCGAAGAGCCCGTTGCCAATGTAATCGTTGATATCGGCGGCGGAACGACTGAGGTCGCAATCATCTCATATGGCGGCGTCGTTTCTTGCAATTCAATCAGAATTGGCGGAGATCAATTGGATGAAGATATCAGCCAATATGTTAGAAAAAAACATAATGTGCTGATTGGGGAAAGAACAGCCGAGGAAATAAAAAAAGAAATCGGCTACGCACTCGTTAAACATTCCGTGATCAGCATGGAAGTCAGGGGCCGCGATCTTGTAACGGGTCTTCCAAAGCCGATTACAATATCATCCACTGACGTCCAGGAAGCCATTCAGGAATCGCTTCTTCATATACTGGAAGCAATCAGGGCCACTTTGGAGGATTGTCCTCCTGAATTGAGCGGGGATATCGTCGATCAAGGTGTCATCTTATCCGGCGGGGGTGCACTTCTCAACGGGATACAAGAGTGGCTGACGAATGAAATTGTCGTCCCAGTCCAACTTGCAGATAACCCTCTTGAATCAGTTGCCATCGGAACCGGACTTTCACTTGAGGTCATTCACAAACTACAAAAAGCCGTGTACTAA
- a CDS encoding AbrB family transcriptional regulator translates to MSANLIERKSFRVIFTAFLAFLGGYAFDSLGIYLPWMLGPLFVVMIAKVKLRKYLFWSKTFRSTGLVILGLQLGSSFTKQSLNEMIEYLPVMLFTTIAIILFTVLTGWFVGKRMNLSLGTSMLGSFPGGLSQMVVLSEEMKDSDETVVGFMQTLRVILVISIVPWIVTHVMSVGSGTVMTISERPFFLFDYDGKLAIMMLLTLLIFIFFTKKVNFPLPFLLGPLMAATLFNLAGPGAPQIPDFWLNLSQLLIGAHLGYTLKVDNPRLFRKMFGAVFVGNVLLIGFCYYLSVQFAPILSLQPNELFLSMAPGGVAEMAVTAMSVHVDLSVVTSFHLFRILFILFFLSPIIKWLVGRNHGKQEQGQS, encoded by the coding sequence GTGAGTGCAAATTTAATCGAGAGAAAGAGTTTCAGAGTCATCTTTACCGCTTTTCTAGCTTTCCTAGGTGGTTATGCATTTGATAGCCTTGGAATATACTTGCCATGGATGCTTGGACCATTATTCGTCGTGATGATCGCGAAAGTGAAGTTAAGGAAGTACTTGTTTTGGTCTAAAACCTTTAGGAGTACTGGATTGGTCATTTTAGGTTTACAACTGGGCAGTTCATTCACGAAACAATCGTTAAATGAGATGATTGAATATTTGCCGGTTATGCTTTTTACGACCATTGCAATCATTTTATTTACAGTTTTGACTGGCTGGTTTGTCGGGAAACGAATGAACTTATCCTTGGGCACATCCATGCTTGGCAGTTTTCCGGGAGGGCTTTCCCAGATGGTGGTCTTAAGTGAGGAAATGAAGGATAGTGATGAAACGGTTGTTGGTTTCATGCAAACACTGCGGGTCATCCTGGTGATATCCATTGTTCCTTGGATCGTGACCCATGTAATGTCAGTTGGATCAGGTACGGTAATGACCATATCGGAGCGGCCGTTTTTCTTATTTGATTATGATGGGAAATTAGCCATCATGATGTTGTTAACCTTGCTAATATTCATCTTCTTCACAAAGAAAGTGAATTTTCCGCTGCCCTTTTTGCTAGGACCTCTCATGGCTGCAACACTATTCAATTTAGCAGGCCCAGGTGCCCCGCAGATTCCCGATTTTTGGTTGAACTTGTCACAATTGTTGATCGGCGCACATTTAGGCTATACACTGAAGGTTGATAATCCCCGACTTTTCAGAAAGATGTTTGGGGCTGTATTCGTCGGTAATGTCCTATTGATTGGATTTTGCTATTATCTTTCCGTTCAGTTTGCCCCTATCCTATCTTTGCAGCCGAACGAATTATTTTTGAGCATGGCGCCAGGCGGCGTCGCCGAAATGGCCGTAACAGCCATGTCTGTGCATGTGGATTTATCCGTTGTCACAAGTTTTCATTTATTCAGGATCCTATTCATTTTATTTTTTCTGTCACCCATCATAAAATGGCTTGTTGGGAGAAACCACGGGAAACAAGAGCAGGGACAAAGCTGA
- a CDS encoding late competence development ComFB family protein: protein MEYQTFCSCRKCKNDIITLSLNNLPNYYVTTEEGRKRIFGNLNTEENRKWINKRIINAIHVVGQYPKH from the coding sequence ATGGAATACCAAACATTTTGTTCGTGCAGGAAATGTAAGAATGACATCATCACATTATCATTGAATAACCTGCCTAATTACTATGTAACCACGGAAGAAGGGAGGAAAAGGATATTTGGAAATTTGAATACAGAAGAAAACAGAAAATGGATCAATAAAAGAATCATCAATGCGATACACGTGGTTGGACAGTATCCTAAACATTGA
- a CDS encoding type 1 glutamine amidotransferase domain-containing protein, translating into MGKNIACVVTNMFEDSEYSEPAKAFEEAGHTVTRIEMVKGKTVKGKQGEVEVEIDESIDSVKPENFDALFIPGGFSPDQLRADERFVSFAKSFMDDKKPVFAICHGPQLLITAKTLEGRHATGYTSIKVDMEYAGATYLDKEVVVCGNQLVTSRTPEDLPAFNRESLNLLK; encoded by the coding sequence ATGGGTAAAAATATCGCATGTGTTGTAACAAATATGTTTGAGGACTCGGAGTATAGTGAACCGGCAAAAGCATTCGAAGAAGCCGGCCATACGGTAACGAGGATTGAAATGGTAAAAGGAAAAACTGTTAAAGGGAAACAAGGGGAGGTAGAAGTCGAGATTGATGAAAGCATCGACTCGGTAAAACCAGAAAATTTCGATGCATTATTCATCCCCGGCGGTTTTTCCCCTGATCAACTGCGTGCTGACGAACGCTTCGTATCTTTCGCCAAATCGTTCATGGATGATAAAAAACCAGTATTTGCGATCTGTCATGGACCGCAGTTGCTGATTACGGCCAAAACACTTGAAGGACGCCACGCAACAGGATATACATCGATTAAAGTCGATATGGAGTATGCAGGTGCCACATATTTGGACAAAGAGGTTGTGGTTTGCGGCAACCAGCTAGTAACCAGCAGGACACCTGAAGACCTTCCGGCATTTAACCGGGAATCGCTCAATCTATTGAAATAA
- the map gene encoding type I methionyl aminopeptidase has product MIVLKSAREIQAMHESGKILAACHREIAKLIVPGVTTWEIEEFVEGFLKKHGAKPEQKGYKGYEYATCASINEEICHGFPRKTPLKNGDIVTIDMVVNYNGALADSAWTYTVGKVSKETEHLVNVTKESLYKAIEVCVEGNRIGDIGHAIQTYVEAEGFSVVRDFIGHGIGNVIHEEPQVPHYGLPNKGPRLKEGMVFTIEPMVNVGTYKASRDPNGWTASTADGKYSAQYEHTIAITKNGPLILTEQ; this is encoded by the coding sequence TTGATCGTATTAAAATCTGCACGTGAAATTCAAGCTATGCACGAATCGGGTAAAATTTTGGCTGCTTGTCATAGGGAGATTGCAAAGCTGATTGTTCCTGGGGTGACAACATGGGAAATCGAAGAATTTGTTGAAGGATTCTTAAAAAAACATGGTGCGAAGCCGGAACAAAAGGGTTACAAAGGGTATGAGTATGCGACATGTGCCAGCATAAATGAAGAAATTTGTCATGGTTTCCCTCGTAAGACCCCTTTGAAAAACGGGGATATTGTAACGATTGATATGGTCGTCAATTATAATGGGGCCCTTGCTGACTCTGCCTGGACGTATACGGTCGGTAAGGTTTCAAAGGAAACCGAACATTTAGTGAATGTGACGAAGGAATCTTTGTATAAGGCGATTGAAGTATGTGTGGAAGGCAATCGGATTGGAGATATAGGTCATGCCATACAAACATATGTCGAAGCGGAAGGCTTCTCTGTCGTTCGTGATTTCATCGGACATGGGATAGGAAATGTCATTCATGAAGAGCCGCAGGTTCCGCATTATGGACTGCCGAATAAAGGTCCGCGTCTTAAGGAAGGCATGGTATTCACCATCGAGCCAATGGTAAATGTAGGTACATATAAAGCAAGCCGGGACCCGAATGGATGGACGGCATCCACTGCAGATGGGAAATACTCGGCTCAATATGAGCATACGATTGCCATTACGAAAAACGGTCCGCTTATTTTGACCGAACAATGA
- a CDS encoding DUF2164 domain-containing protein, giving the protein MFIQFPIEKRRKMIESIQEYVYQEHGKKIGEIAAENHLQFIFDNIAPFIYNEGIKDAKKVIEDRLGNIEEDLYSLERPID; this is encoded by the coding sequence ATGTTCATACAATTTCCCATAGAAAAACGCCGCAAGATGATCGAAAGTATCCAAGAATATGTGTATCAGGAACATGGCAAGAAAATCGGTGAAATCGCTGCTGAAAATCATTTGCAGTTCATTTTCGATAATATTGCTCCCTTTATTTATAATGAAGGTATCAAAGATGCTAAAAAAGTCATTGAGGACAGATTAGGAAATATTGAAGAAGATTTGTATTCATTGGAACGTCCAATTGATTAA